In the Coregonus clupeaformis isolate EN_2021a unplaced genomic scaffold, ASM2061545v1 scaf1899, whole genome shotgun sequence genome, ctacacgggaggatcttgtcaatgatctcaaggcagctgggaccatagtcaccaagaaaacaatttgtaacacgctacgccgtgaaggactgaaatcctgcagcgcccgcaaggtccccctgctcaagaaagcacatatacaggcccgtctgaagtttaccaatgaacatctgaatgattcagaggagaactgggtgaaagtgttgtggtcagatgagaccaaaattgagctctttggcatcaactcaacttgccgtgtttggaggaggaggaatgctgcctatgaccccaagaacaccatccccaccgtcaaacatggaggtggaaacattatgctttggtggtgtttttctgctaaggggacaggacaacttcaccgcatcaaagggacgatggacggggccatgtaccgtcaaatcttgggtgagaacctccttccctcagccagggcattggaaatgggtcgtggatgggtattccagcatgacaatgacccaaaacacacagccaaggcaacaaaggagtggctcaagaagaagcacattaaggtcctggagtggcctagccagtctccagaccttaatcccatagaaaatctgtggagggagctgaaggttcgagttgccaaacgtcagcctcaaaaccttaatgacttggagaagatctgcaaagaggagtgggacaaaatccctcctgagatgtgtgcaaacctggtagccaaccacaagaaacgtctgacctctgtgattgccaacaagggttttgccaccaagtactaagtcatgttttgcagaggggtcaaatacttatttccctcattaaaatgcaaatcaattttttagtcaatagtttttctggattttttgttgttattctgtctctcactgttcaaataaacctaccattaaaatgatagactgatcatgtctttgtcagtgggcaaacgtacaaaatcagcaggggatcaaatacttttttccctcactgtacagaggTTTCTTCCTGGTATCCTGATCGTGAGAGCCATAACACTCTCCTCATGTATTACTGAAAGCCAAATACACACCACCAGCACTGATTCTGAATGCTTGTATTCTTCTACATGATGTACATGTGCTTATCTTTCAGGTGATGTGATGCAGCTGCTGCGTTTGAACTGCATAATGAAAAAGCTTCCTGGTGTAACAGTGACACTGAGCAGAGATGATAGGGCCATGATATTACTCTGACACGCATGTCAACTTCCATGTTTCAAACGTAACGAGAATGGGATACATGCCAATGCTTTTGATAGCCAGAGGTGTTTGCAGCTGGTGTGGTATGCGCCTCGGGGCTTGATAACTAGAGCTTGTGGAGTTTGCCCCAAAATGGCTGACAGACCTCTCATAGCAACATTATGGATTAAATAGATGGTGAATGAGATATGGTACTATGATGATTGGAATATTATGTCATGTAACCAAGCAATACATCCAACCAACCACAATTCAGTAATTTGTTTCATAAAGATAAACAATAATTTATTAACATTTCCTTTGCAAATATCACAATTAGCACACATTGACCTGCCTATGAAGTTACCAACTACCGATTACTTGAAATAAGACGATAAACACTGAGCAAAGATAGAAGAGAAGTGTACAGTGAAAAGCATCAGAGTGAAGCATCACCAAATGCTAGGAAGGACTGTTAGGTGAAATATAATACATTAGAGACAATAACTTGTGTTATTTTGACAATACAAACAGATCTTCAGACAGGTCCGAAAATATGCATATGTAGGCTAATAAATGTACAATAATTGAAAATAagcaataaaaaataataaatatgttTTGTATTTATAAATTACATTTAATGTATTCATGGAacaatcaaatcaattcaatTAATGTTGTTATTTAATCAgtaagcaattaacttttttaaTTATACCATTGATGAGAACCATTGCGATCACATTTGCAATGAAAGGTTGAGGAAAAACTATTGACTAGTGAACCTTTCCGTCAAGACTGCTTTAAACTGAGAAACTGAAAACCTCTGAGACACCACTAAATTATTGACATTCTGTGGAATTTTTTTAATTTTCCAAGAGAACTGACTTTACATTTTCAGAAATGATGAAAGCTAACTATACATTCTAAGAAGGAAATGGCTTCGTCCTTCAGAGATTTAGTGTCTTCACTCTTTCTACATGGCCAGCTTGGCATACTGAACATGGCCAGCTTGACATACTGAACATGGTCAGCTTGGCATACTGAACATGGCCAGCTTGACATACTGAACATGGCCAGCTTGACATACTGAACATGGCCAGCTTGACATACTGAACATGGCCAGCTTGGTATACTGAACATGGCCAGCTTGACACACTGAACATGGCCAGCTTGACATACTGAACATGGCCAGCTTGGCATACTGAACATGGCCAGCTTGGCATACTGAACATGGCCAGCTTGACATACTGAACATGGCCAGCTTGACATACTGAACATGGCCAGCTTGACATACTGAACATGGCCAGCTTGGTATACTGAACATGGCCAGCTTGACACACTGAACATGGCCAGCTTGACATACTGAACATGGCCAGCTTGGCATACTGAATGGGTCTGAGAGGGTTGTGCAGTTATATGGTCGATCCTCAGTAAAAGACAAGGAAGATTCTGCACAAGAGCCTCCTTTTGGGCTGATGATGAACAttgacgtgtgtatgtgtgttcaagTGTTTGTTCTCAGTTGTCTGGTCAATGGTCGTCACATTTCTGACCGCTACAGTTAATCACTGCCATGTTGGATAAACAATGCATACATGATAACGTACAACGATGTCTTTGACTTCGATGACGATGTGGTTTACGGAGAATTCTGATTTTGATAGAAACATGTTTCATGACATCATAAATAAGCAACTGCAGAAAACATATTACAGTACATCGACAACCAGTGTAAAAAAATCATTTTACAAAATGTTACTGAGTTTACAAAGTGTGAAAAATATCGTACTTTCCCCATTATAAAAAATGCCACATTGAACGAGGCAAGTAAGGTCATACCGCATGGAcgcgatgagagagagagagagagagagagagagagagagagagagagagagagagagagagagagagagagagagagagaggggtatgagGCAAGGTtgtccctagacactgatctgagGTCAGTTGCATTATCCTCCAAATAGTTAATGCCCGACCTGGGTAGTTTCAACTGATCCTAAATCTGTGTGTACAGGGTAACTTCTACCCAGAGCTGTGGTCCTATactgtagtaacagacaggaAGGCATTGTGTACTTGTTTAGTCCCCTGGTCCTCAGGTGCTCTGGCCCCGTGACTCATTAGTTCCTGGATGGTCATCCAGTTATCCAGGATCTTCTTGTTGCgtttcttcatcatcttcttgTGGCTGAGTTCCAGGATGTTGACCTCTTTACGGCCCTCGGCCCCGCTCCCCGGCCCCTCTCTGAGACACTCCAGCCGGCTCCTCTGCATgtactccctcctcctcctctgctcccTGGCTCTGGCCAGCTgctgcttcctctcctctttactcCAGTACCGCCCCATCTTCATCTCGGACATAGCGTCGTCGTCCGTGGTCATCCCTCCACTACGCTCCTCCCTGATCCTCAGCGCCCGTTCTCGTAGAATTCGGTCCCTCGCCGGGCGCCGGGTTACATACTTCGTCCCGTCGGCTCGAACTTTGACCTTCCACTCGAGGCGTGGTTCCCCCGGGCGGCCGGAGCGCTCCCGGCAGACACTGAGGAGGCTGAGCTGGGACTGGGAGTAGGTCTCCAGACTGGAGGTCTGCTGGAGGAGCTGCTGCATGTAGCTCTGAAGGTGTCTGGCGTGGGCCGGAGAGGCGCCCTGGCCCTGCTGGGGGGCTGTGTGGTAGGGGGATGGGTAGGTAGGGACCTTGGGTGGCCCCCGGTGGCTCCTGGTGCGGTCGCAGCGCTCGTCGTCTGCAGGCAGGGCCGGGTCTGACTCGGAGGGGGAGGGGTTGGACTGGTCGGGGCTGCTGGAGATGACCGTGGTGCCTGGGCTGGGGTTGGGATCCTGTCGGCTGTGCCCAGTCGAGGTCCCACTTTGGAGCTCTCTGAAAAAGAACATTATTATCCATTGTCTATAATAGAAATGTCAGACCCGGGATTGGAACCGGAACCCTCCGGCTGATGGCCCACCTTTCTAAACTCAAGGCTAAAAAGGGCttaataaaatacatttgattgattgactacaTACCTGTCTGGGATGGGGATGGAGATGGACTGGCCGGAGGCTGCCATTGTACTCTGGAGGTTCTTCTGGTTGGTGAGGCTGATGCGTCTCTGTAGAGAGTGGTCCGGGGATCTCTCCATGCCTAGAGGAGTGGACCTGGCGCTCTCAGCTGTGTTATAGGCACTGGAGCTGTCCTTGTCCCCCCTTAGCTTGTCGCTGTCCCACGGCCTCTCCCCTGGATGCTCGTTGATATCGGCCAGCTTGGCATGCCGCTTACGCCCGTCTTTGGGGCTCCGTCCTGGGGAGCAGATAGGGGCGCAGGGGGGGTCCCTCTTGGTCTTGCGGAGCTGGTGGGCCTGCATGATGCTCTGACACTCCAGCTCGATACTCCTCAGCTCCTCGTTCAACATCCTCAGCTCCTgttccatccctcctccatcacTGACCCCCACCCCGCTCTGCTCCGTCAGGCTGCACTCCATGGTGCTTCTCCTGCTGTAGTACACACCACACTCCCCGCCGTTACGGATCTGGCACTTGAGCTCCACGAGCTGCTGGAAGCGGCTGTCACACTCCAGTCCTAACCCCACTCCGCCCTCGCCGTCCTGGGCTTGGATCAGACCCCTGGGTCCCGGGGTGTCCGAGGGCACCACCCTCCTGCCCAGCCCCTGGCCATGCTCGGCCCTCCATCGGTCTCTCAGGCCCTGGGCAGGCCTCCGATGTACACGGGCTAGGAGGACTTCCTGTTCGGAGCTCTCCTCGTTGCGCCCCGTCCCCATACCGCTGTCTTTGTCCTGAGTATTGGACGAACACGTGGCCGTGTCTGTCATGACGTCATCCTCCTCCAGCTGCTTGGCCTGGAAAGAGAACAAAGAGTTCTGGTTAGAGAGGGTGTGAAAAAACAAGTAGAgaagataaaaaaatattctATAACATATCAACATGCATCAGCCCAAATCCTAGTACAAGCTCttaagagttaagaaaagcaACACCTGGACATCTATACTGTTTAGAATAGCAACACCTGGACATCTATACTGTTTAGAATAGCAACACCTAGACATCTGTACTCTCAACATTGAAATATGATCTGTTTGGATGTTTTATTTACATTTGATTTATACAGGGAGTCAACATGATGATTATCTAtaatgatatacactgagtggacaaaacattaagaactctttctatgacatagactgaccaggtgaatccaggtgaaagctatgatcccttattgatgtcacttgttaaatccacttcaatcagtgtagatggaggggaggagacaggttaaagaaggatttttaagccttgagaaaatgtagacatggattgtgtatgtgttccattcagaggttgaatgtcaagacaaaatatttaagtgcctttgaacggggtatggtaataggtgccaggcgcaccggtttgagtgtttcaagaattgcaacgctactgggtttttcacactcaacagtttctcgtgtgtattaagaatggtcaaccacccaaaggacatccagccaacttgacacaactttgggaagcattggggtcaacatgggccagcatccctgtggaacgctttcgacaccttgtagtccatgcccaactcaatattaggaaggtgttcctaatgttttgtacactcagtgtataatggtcctgtgtagctcagttggtcgagcatggtgtttgcaacaccagggttgtgagtttgattcccacggggggccagtataaaaaaattataatgtatgcactcactaactgtaagtcgctctggataagagcgtctgctaaatgtaaaaatgtaaatgtaaaatgtaatgaccaACTATGTCCAGCTCATATTCTCTTCCCCAGGCCTTCCCCAGGCTGTTCtcacctgctcctctcctcctcctgtcttctgCGCCTCCtcgttcctcctctcctctaggaTCTCCATCTTCAGCTCCTCAAGGACTTCATTGTGCTCCTCATCAAGCCACGCCTCCTCTGGTCTGGTCACCAGGAGAACGATACTCCTGGACTCCTCACTGGACAGGAGAGCGACAGCTTCCTGCCTGTCCTGTACGTCACAGCCGTTGATCTGGTAGAACGCAGGTAAAGAGATGAGAAAATATATAGTTCACACATACTGATTAAGAAAGAGAACCTGTCACTGTCTTTCACACTCACTGACAACTAAACTCCACCACAGAAGAAGAATCAATGAAGCAATTATGTAAAACACATACATAAAGAGATTAGAAAGTACTGTATCTAGTACACAAAGAGATTAGAAAATACTGTGTCTAGTACACAGAGAGATTAGAATGTACTGTATCTAGTACACAAAGAGATTAGAAAGTACTGTATCtagtacacactcactcacatagTGTACTGTACATACAGCGATAAAGAAAGAAAAGCTTCACACTCATTAACTCCTGACTGACTGACGAAACCATCCCCCTTTAAATGACTCCCTTCCTATACCGTGCACATCACAGTCATTCACTTAACTCCCTCCATCACAGAAGATGGAGTGTTTGAGGAAACTATCCCCCTTTtaatctctccctccacctctccgtCTCTCTGAGAAAAGCACCTCCAGTCAATTATGAATTCACACTTTCACAGGCAGGCAGAGGATGTCTGGTCTGCTCTGTGTACTGTCTCTACTCTGCATTGATTAAAGAGGGAGTGCAGTGGGGTCCAGCCACAgccatgggggagagagagagggaaagagagagagagagagagagagagagagagcgctgcaTGGTGTTCATGAAAGGCTCGTCTCAGCGCAGCACTGCGCCCATCCAGACATACAATTAACTGTTCTGTGACAGGTGGCGTTCATCTTTCCCCTGCAGAGTAATGGGGTTGTCACAGAGAGATAATAGGACCCAGAGAACACCAGGGCTCAGCCCTCCAATCAGAATACAACAGGGGCATAGCCCTCCAATCAGAGGAGACTGTGCAGGGTTTAGGCCACCAGTCACCTAACATCATGACTGCTACTACTGGGGAGTGTAGAAAAGCACTGACTACTACTTCTAATCTCTGTTCACACATaacacacctaacacacacacatttgatttactatccttgtggggaccaaacaattgattcccattcaaaatcatattttccctaacccttaacctaaccctaaccctaaccttaactcctaaacctaacactaaccctaattctaattgtaaccctaacccctaagcctaaaatagcctttttccttgtggggaccaacgaaatgtccccacttgtccgaattTTCCTTGCTTTACTAtctttgtgaggacttctggtccccacaaggatagtaaaatcagaaacgcacacacaccatatacacacaaccacacacactcaaacccacttccacactcctctctctccctctgatgtGGGAGTCTAGCTGCAGGTATCACTGTGTCTGACCCCCCAGGTGGCTCTACagttttcagagagagagagagagacccgccAGGGAGGATGTGGTGCTGCTGTGTGAAAGCAACACTAAGGACTTTCATTTCCCAGCTTAAGTGTATCCATAAAATATGCATATGATCTGCAGCCCCGAGACAACAACAGCTCTGCTCGTAGAAGAGAGCTTTACAGGTGccttagaggtgtgtgtgtgtgtgtgtgtgtgtgcgtgcgtgctcaTGCAATTGGTCTTGAGATGAAAATACGTACCTGTAATATTCGATCTCCTTCCCTAATGCGCCCATCCCTGGCAGCGATGCTATTGGGTCCAACCTGAacaaacaaaacaatccagacacagatacacaagttactactgttggcatgacactgTCTGCTAGAACAGACAGCTGGTGGATCATTATCAAACACCTTCATTGCTCTCTCTTTGtgtcaacatcatcatcatcatcatctgaaGATATTGCTTTTACAATACAACGCCGACCTCAACGCTTCCATTGAGCTCAACTTCACATGGTAATGGCatgtttgtcccaaatggcaccctattccctaaatagtgcactacttttgatcagaaccTTTtgggtagtagtgcactatatagagtatagggtgccatttgggatgttccCATATAGTTTGAAATATGACGGTATGGATTGTAGCATCTGAGGTTTATTAGTGTGGTAGCTGTCCACCAAGATAACACTGATGTTGATGTCAACAACCATCTTCCCGCCTGATTTAAGTAAGGGGAATTAATCTAAATATTTATTGATTTTCTCCATATTTTGTTTTCATTTTTGAGGAGTGCTTGTATCGAATGTCGAATCGTTCCCTTGAAGCTATCTGTTCTGTTTTTTTCCTTCCTACCTTTGAAATTCGGTCTTAATCAAACACAAGCATTTCTTTCATCAAAGAACTGAACATCAAAATAAAGCCCTCAGCAAGAGAAAAGAAACAGTGGAAGCATATTACAAAATCTGAAATGATTAAGCTGAAAACGTGTAGATATTTATAATTTAAATAATATCAACATTTCATATTTTTCACAGGCAATCCCAGTGGATACGTTTATGAGGGAATCTAATCTATTTGGTATGATTTCAATACCGCTTCAATTTCTCTGCGATTATTTCAAACACTTTGTAGCTCTCCCAGTCAAGATCAAGAGATGTACATACGTGTTCAAAACCAACAGGAAAAGCATACCTACGCTTCCACAAGAAAAGTGACTCCAACATTATctacaaaaatacattttaatgaggCTGATAAGCATGTTCTGGAATCAAAAGTTAGACAAATACCCTGTTTTGGGTTATTACATGATGTTAGAAGGGTATGAGGCAACTGCAGGTGCTGTTCCTAGGGTATGAGGCAACTGCAGGTGCTGTTCCTACTTTACCTGAGGTAACGCTTCGGTTTATTGAAGAGAAAGCTGGTGTAAGAGCAAGgcaataccacacacacacacgaacacacacacacacaccaccagaaTGAGAGCTTCAGTTTTACTTTAGTCTGAGAGAGATTATTTCCACTCAACTGTCTCTTTGCTCTTTGGTATGCAGACGCGGTGGCGGGAAAATGTGTCATTTTACACTTTGCAGGAGACGAGAAGGAAGGATGTCACTCACTGTGGACTAATTAAAATCCTCAATTAGAATATTGAACAGAACGAGGGGAGTATTTCAAACTTGActtactttcctctcctctctccatgcaTGGTTCATTCGGGGCGGAAGAGATATTATTTGCTTGGCAAACATTCAAACACTTCCTCATTCCTTAACACCTAATTCATTTGAAGTCAGTCAATATTCCACAACGTATATGCTATCAAATGGGAATTCACGGTTATCTTTTAATTGCTTCTGACTATAAAAGGTAATTGATATGCGGTGGGATTCCTTGTTTGATTTATTCTAACAcgccgtgtctcttcccttcctttAACCAAGCCCTTGGAGTGCAGTTTGTCACATTACCGTATGCCAGAGAACCAGACTCAGGAGGGGGGCATGGATAGATCTGTGTCCTACCAACAGGACACTTCTCTGGGGAAGATCGAGTCTCGGGGGGAATTCCGACCAGAGTTAAATGAGCATAAATGGAACATATCCCTTTTTTATACCCATTTCTCTCTATGTGTActctgaccttgaatttaagcatgagaacagcatgctattcacccgctattTGTTCGGGTGGAGATCAAACAAATtaaggtgtggcggaggtgtctACAGATACGTATTCTGAATTTGACTTAATTCCCCAAttattccaccacctttacgcacGATGAAACGATGAATGTGGTTGAGCAACCCgtcggttccaagtggaacaacatctgctttctttttttcagatagaaataacaccattcccCATGTACTGTGATTTACTTATTGATAAGacctattgataagagctaggtataTGAGTAAGCTGTTTGGATAAAGGGATTGTAAATGACAATTGTTTTAGTTCTATGTTACCTTATGATCACTGGAGACAAATGtaaaaccagtcatatggcagcaaactgaaacATACCTATCAAGTTGATTTATGATTTCTAGACTGTtcactgtatttaaaaaaaaatatttgtatcaTGTTGTGagcgaaaaaagtatttgatcccctgctgattttgtatgtttgcctactgacaaagaaatgatcagtctataattttaatggtaggtttatttgaacagtgagagacagaataacaacaaaaaaatccagaaaaacgcatgtcaaaaatgttataaattgatttgcattttaaacgagggaaataagtatttgaaccctctgcaaaacatgacttagtacttggtggcaaaacccttgttggcaatcacagaggtcagacgtttcttgtagttggccaccaggtttgcacacatctcaggagggattttgtcccactcctctttgcagatcttctccaagtcattaaggttttgaggctgacgcttggcaacttgaatcttcagctccctccacagattttctatggctaggccactccaggaccttaatgtgcttcttcttgagccactcctttgttgccttggccgtgtgttttgggtcattttcatgctggaatacccatccacgacccattttcaatgccctggctgagggaaggaggttctcacccaagatttgacggtacatggcccgtccatcgtccctttgatgcggtgaagttgtcctgtccccttagcagaaaagcacccccaaagcgtaatgtttgacggtggggatggtgttcttggggtcataggcagcattcctcctcctccaaacacggcgagttgagttgatgccaaagagctcaattttggtctcatctgaccacaacactttcacccagttctcctctgaatcattcagatgttcattggcaaacttcagacgggcatgtatatgtgctttcttgagcagggggaccttgcgggcgctgcaagatttcagtccttcacggcgtagtgtgttaccaattgttttcctggtgattatggtcccagctgccttgagatcattgacaagatcctcccgtgtagttctgggctgattcctcaccgttctcacgatcattgcaactccacgaggtgagatcttgcatggagccccagtccgagggagattgacagttcttttgtgtttcttccatttgcaaataatcgcaccaaccggtcttgtagcccattccagccttgtgtaggtctacaatcttgtccctgacatccttggagagctctttggtcttgaccatggtggagagtttggaatctgattgattgcttctgtggacaggtgtcttttatacaggtaacaagctgagattagg is a window encoding:
- the LOC121559116 gene encoding PDZ domain-containing RING finger protein 4 gives rise to the protein SQGSIILDVVGRRSQYVSSVLDVVGRTSQYVSSVLDVVGRRSQYVSSVLDVVGRRSQYVSSVLDVVGRRSQYVSSVLDVVGRRSQYVSSVLDVVVRRSQYVSSVLDVVGRTSQYVSSVLDETSSYSCTGLRHFYLFPVQVNGRDYSKASHDEVVEVIRRDPIVVQVVRHHGNPAHAHQTFKEVHVVDVCTQTDITFEHIMALAKLRPATPPVPDICPFLLSDSCHSIHTMEHEFYECPEYLSNTPAEVDMPDEFEYEQVELCRLNSQEKLGLTLCYRTDDEEDTAIYVSHVGPNSIAARDGRIREGDRILQINGCDVQDRQEAVALLSSEESRSIVLLVTRPEEAWLDEEHNEVLEELKMEILEERRNEEAQKTGGGEEQAKQLEEDDVMTDTATCSSNTQDKDSGMGTGRNEESSEQEVLLARVHRRPAQGLRDRWRAEHGQGLGRRVVPSDTPGPRGLIQAQDGEGGVGLGLECDSRFQQLVELKCQIRNGGECGVYYSRRSTMECSLTEQSGVGVSDGGGMEQELRMLNEELRSIELECQSIMQAHQLRKTKRDPPCAPICSPGRSPKDGRKRHAKLADINEHPGERPWDSDKLRGDKDSSSAYNTAESARSTPLGMERSPDHSLQRRISLTNQKNLQSTMAASGQSISIPIPDRELQSGTSTGHSRQDPNPSPGTTVISSSPDQSNPSPSESDPALPADDERCDRTRSHRGPPKVPTYPSPYHTAPQQGQGASPAHARHLQSYMQQLLQQTSSLETYSQSQLSLLSVCRERSGRPGEPRLEWKVKVRADGTKYVTRRPARDRILRERALRIREERSGGMTTDDDAMSEMKMGRYWSKEERKQQLARAREQRRRREYMQRSRLECLREGPGSGAEGRKEVNILELSHKKMMKKRNKKILDNWMTIQELMSHGARAPEDQGTKQVHNAFLSVTTV